Proteins encoded within one genomic window of Aspergillus nidulans FGSC A4 chromosome VII:
- a CDS encoding lactonase family protein (transcript_id=CADANIAT00008787), with product MISFLRTLTFGLTLSSALAKSTSSTLYATHYSTSSIYTLTLKQSNNTYSLAEASSLKTCGRYPSWITLDASTKTLYCSDEYGWRNAGGTVNGSLTTVNVGEDGSLSEEAVTGTAPGSGVHNIVYEGDGGEKYLAIAHYSGAAVSTYALPLENDADPLQVFEFELDTPGEVPDRQEAPHPHQTFLDPTGSFVLVPDLGADLIRVFAIDKSNGELNACPSLNYTLGGGPRHGVFRTASDSELRIRGRAPGPETVLYVTGELNGEVEAFAVSYPKSGCLSFEQIDTEIPYPSDLPDGASLSEIRLVEDDLYVSVRLDSAFGGDDSLARLSLRQDGKVEFEEISTSGGVLPRTFAINKAGDLVAVGNQLSSTVTIVERDPETGALGEVVAELLVGEPGEPNNLEGLSSIIWNE from the exons ATGATCTCCTTTCTCCGCACGCTCACCTTTGGGTTGACGCTATCCTCCGCACTCGCCAAATCGACCAGCAGCACCCTCTACGCAACGCACTACAGCACCTCCTCTATTTATACTCTGACCCTCAAACAGTCCAACAACACGTACAGCCTAGCTGAGGCCTCGTCGCTCAAGACCTGCGGCAGGTATCCGTCTTGGATCACGCTCGATGCCTCCACAAAAACACTCTACTGTTCCGACGAATATGGCTGGCGCAACGCCGGCGGAACGGTTAACGGGTCGTTGACTACGGTCAATGtcggcgaggatggaagTTTGAGCGAGGAAGCTGTGACGGGGACTGCGCCGGGAAGTGGAGTGCATAATATTGTTTACGAGGGTGACGGTGGGGAGAAATATCTTGCCATTGCGCATTA CTCTGGCGCTGCGGTCTCAACTTACGCCCTCCCATTGGAAAACGATGCCGACCCGCTACAGGTCTTTGAATTCGAGCTCGACACGCCCGGCGAGGTCCCCGATCGCCAGGAGGCGCCACATCCGCACCAGACCTTCCTTGATCCCACGGGCTCCTTCGTGCTGGTTCCGGATCTCGGCGCAGACCTAATCCGCGTGTTCGCAATCGACAAATCTAACGGGGAGTTGAATGCTTGCCCTAGTCTGAACTACACGCTGGGAGGTGGTCCTCGACATGGGGTCTTCCGGACTGCCTCAGACTCGGAGCTTCGGATTAGAGGACGCGCTCCTGGACCGGAAACCGTGCTCTACGTGACCGGCGAGTTGAACGGCGAAGTTGAAGCCTTTGCGGTCTCGTACCCGAAGAGCGGGTGTCTTTCCTTTGAGCAGATTGATACCGAGATCCCCTATCCCTCGGATCTGCCCGACGGTGCATCACTGTCAGAAATCAGGCTAGTCGAAGATGACCTCTATGTCTCTGTGCGCCTGGACTCTGCATTTGGCGGGGATGACTCCCTTGCAAGGCTGAGTCTCCGCCAGGATGGAAAAGTTGAGTTTGAGGAGATCAGCACGTCGGGTGGTGTGCTGCCGAGGACGTTTGCGATCAACAAGGCTGGTGACTTGGTGGCTGTAGGGAATCAGCTTTCTTCGACAGTGACGATTGTGGAGAGGGATCCTGAAACGGGAGCACTTGGTGAGGTTGTCGCCGAGTTGTTGGTTGGCGAGCCTGGGGAGCCAAACAATCTAGAAGGTTTGAGCAGCATTATCTGGAACGAATGA